The Siniperca chuatsi isolate FFG_IHB_CAS linkage group LG2, ASM2008510v1, whole genome shotgun sequence genome window below encodes:
- the si:ch211-286o17.1 gene encoding hematopoietic progenitor cell antigen CD34 translates to MAASSAQRTNGPCKMMAFALLLIISILNARVTAQDEKVDAATVPTLKAGANVRGDMIPLTPEAPEPNNPEGQILVLPTMPFLELTEQTTAATATEEAEDNEDSSPAAPEEVADRATQFTVEVHTDVPKKETPAPMPARGDGPNNIPQPVPQDDVICVSKEAVQNKNAVNLKLKASSNCKDTKVKIESVLQELCGEDCKLEIFQEDNSDEILVSGKYVEADVAGMANKFNNDNIKDKTDVEEALPRWGKNSKLVLVSLLLTGLLLAALLVAGYFLKTHRKNSKGVRLAESFQVDEENQANTLVSVAPLPQEPLDKPTVNGESPPENGTNPAPTTNGHSATQTPVADTEM, encoded by the exons ATGGCAGCATCATCTGCACAGAGAACAAACGGGCCCTGCAAAATGATGGCTTTTGCTTTGCTTCTTATCATCTCAATCCTAAATG CAAGAGTCACAGCACAGGACGAGAAAGTTGATGCAGCAACGGTGCCAACTCTGAAAGCAGGGGCAAACGTACGAGGAGACATGATTCCACTGACACCTGAAGCCCCTG AACCAAACAATCCAGAAGGCCAAATCTTGGTTTTACCTACAATGCCATTTCTAGAGCTGACTGAACAGactacagcagcaacagctacAGAAGAGGCAGAAGACAATGAAGACAGCAGCCCTGCAGCTCCAGAGGAGGTAGCTGACAGGGCAACTCAGTTCACAGTTGAGGTACATACTGATGTACCCAAAAAAGAGACCCCAGCACCTATGCCTGCCAGAGGCGATGGCCCCAACAACATACCACAG CCGGTGCCACAGGATGATGTCATCTGTGTCAGCAAAGAGGCGGTCCAGAACAAAAATGCTGTCAATCTAAAACTCAAGGCCTCCTCCAACTGT AAAGACACCAAGGTGAAGATTGAAAGTGTTCTGCAGGAACTGTGTGGTGAAGACTGTAAGCTAGAGATCTTCCAGGAGGACAACTCGGATGAAATCCTTGTATCTGGAAAGTATGTTGAAG ctGATGTTGCAGGCATGGCTAACAAGTTCAACAACGACAACATCAAAGATAAG ACTGATGTGGAGGAGGCTCTTCCTCGCTGGGGGAAGAACTCTAAGTTGGTACTGGTTTCCTTGCTGCTGACTGGCCTGTTGCTGGCTGCACTGCTGGTAGCTGGTTATTTCCTCAAGACCCACCGCAAGAACTCCAAAGGAGTCAGACTG GCTGAATCTTTCCAGGTGGATGAGGAGAACCAGGCCAATACCCTGGTGTCTGTGGCTCCCCTGCCCCAGGAGCCCCTCGACAAGCCGACTGTCAATGGCGAGTCTCCACCAGAAAATGGGACCAACCCCGCCCCCACCACTAACGGACACTCTGCCACCCAGACCCCAGTGGCTGACACGGAGATGTGA